Proteins from a genomic interval of Caldicellulosiruptor diazotrophicus:
- a CDS encoding nucleoside recognition protein, producing the protein MREIFNFTVIILCILYFLSMFLNPQLIIQSTTKSAIIWWEKVLPSLFPYFLIINVLIESKLINYLSNIFFLPSKKIFKLSPNGFLAMIIGMLTGYPVGSKMVCNLYSQKLISKNEAVRLLYFVNNSGPLFIIGTVGINLLGSRKYGYILFFTHIFASLIIALCSTRFVQSEILSVSELYKPLNFDIGNVLSKSVKDSIESILIIGGFITLFFNLNSILEYFKIYHLICNLLRYTGVDASLIKGLLYGFFEITNGCLQININPLPIWQKLIASELIISWGGLSVHFQTISFLTAVGLQSSHYIIGKLIHCVLSALLTIIILMTLLL; encoded by the coding sequence TTGAGAGAGATATTTAACTTTACCGTAATAATATTATGTATACTTTATTTTTTATCTATGTTTTTAAATCCTCAACTTATCATTCAATCAACAACAAAATCAGCAATCATATGGTGGGAAAAAGTTCTTCCTTCTCTCTTTCCATACTTTTTGATTATAAATGTACTTATCGAATCAAAACTTATAAATTATCTTTCTAACATCTTCTTTTTGCCCTCCAAAAAGATATTCAAACTTTCGCCAAACGGCTTTTTAGCTATGATAATAGGAATGTTAACAGGATATCCTGTTGGAAGCAAGATGGTATGTAACTTATATAGCCAAAAATTAATCAGTAAAAACGAAGCTGTAAGGCTCCTTTATTTTGTAAATAATTCCGGTCCTCTTTTTATCATTGGAACGGTTGGAATCAACCTGCTCGGTTCTAGAAAGTACGGATATATACTATTTTTTACTCATATATTTGCAAGTTTGATAATAGCCCTGTGCTCCACTCGATTTGTACAAAGTGAAATATTATCAGTTTCAGAACTTTACAAACCTTTAAATTTTGATATTGGCAATGTACTATCAAAATCAGTGAAAGATTCAATTGAGTCCATACTTATTATAGGAGGCTTTATAACACTCTTCTTTAATTTGAACAGTATCCTCGAATATTTCAAAATTTACCATTTAATATGTAATCTCTTAAGATATACAGGTGTCGATGCTTCTTTAATAAAAGGACTTTTATACGGATTTTTCGAAATAACAAATGGGTGTTTACAGATAAACATAAACCCTCTTCCTATCTGGCAAAAATTAATAGCATCTGAACTCATAATTTCCTGGGGCGGACTTTCTGTACACTTTCAAACAATATCCTTTTTGACCGCAGTAGGTTTGCAATCATCTCACTATATTATTGGAAAATTAATTCATTGTGTTTTATCCGCTCTTCTTACAATTATAATTTTAATGACTTTGTTATTATGA
- a CDS encoding ATPase yields the protein MGELSILELLERMEEIIENSKSIPFTSKVMVEKDELLEIIKEIRLLLPQELSQVKWAKEERKKILERAQKEAEAIINDAESKVKGLVDETEIVKLAEKRAEEIIQKAKEHAKEYRLMAQSYTIELLEQTKKTIENVVKELNDNIDQIKQKNS from the coding sequence ATGGGTGAGCTGAGCATATTAGAGCTTTTAGAGAGAATGGAGGAAATAATAGAAAATAGCAAATCAATACCGTTTACATCAAAGGTTATGGTAGAAAAGGATGAGCTTTTAGAGATAATAAAAGAAATAAGGCTTTTATTGCCACAGGAACTTTCTCAAGTCAAGTGGGCAAAAGAAGAAAGAAAGAAGATTTTAGAGAGAGCTCAGAAGGAAGCAGAAGCAATCATAAATGATGCTGAGAGCAAGGTAAAAGGGCTTGTAGATGAAACAGAGATTGTCAAATTGGCAGAAAAGAGAGCGGAAGAGATTATACAAAAAGCTAAAGAACATGCAAAAGAATATAGACTTATGGCTCAGAGTTATACCATCGAGCTATTAGAACAGACAAAGAAAACAATTGAAAATGTTGTGAAAGAATTGAATGACAATATCGACCAAATAAAGCAAAAAAATTCATAA
- the coaD gene encoding pantetheine-phosphate adenylyltransferase produces the protein MKIGVYPGSFDPVTNGHLDIIERASKIFDKLIVAVLVNPNKTPVFDIEERVELLKETTEHLPNVEVKAFKGLLIDFMKQENAKVIVKGLRAVSDFEYEFQMALLNKKLEPSIETIFMMTNSKYSYLSSSMVKEVARFGGCIEDLVPEKIAKKVMKKLNKKYAETEENK, from the coding sequence TTGAAGATAGGAGTATATCCGGGAAGTTTTGACCCCGTAACGAATGGTCACCTTGATATAATTGAAAGGGCTTCAAAAATTTTTGATAAACTTATTGTGGCTGTTCTGGTCAATCCAAATAAAACTCCTGTGTTTGACATTGAAGAGAGGGTTGAACTTCTAAAAGAGACAACAGAACATTTGCCGAATGTTGAGGTAAAAGCTTTTAAAGGTCTTTTAATTGATTTCATGAAACAAGAAAATGCTAAGGTTATAGTAAAGGGATTGAGAGCAGTGTCTGACTTTGAATATGAATTTCAGATGGCACTCTTGAACAAAAAACTTGAACCTTCGATTGAAACAATCTTTATGATGACAAATAGTAAGTATTCATACCTCAGTTCAAGCATGGTCAAAGAAGTAGCAAGATTTGGCGGGTGCATAGAGGACTTGGTGCCTGAAAAGATTGCTAAAAAGGTAATGAAAAAATTGAATAAGAAATATGCAGAAACGGAGGAAAATAAGTGA
- the rsmD gene encoding 16S rRNA (guanine(966)-N(2))-methyltransferase RsmD, producing MRVISGLQKGRKLKSANIEGLRPTSDRVKEAIFNIIAPFLNENLIVADFFAGTGNVGIEFLSRGVREVTFVEKDIRCINLIKENLKNLDLLKRARIIKGDVLKFLKSTNCPVFDIIFLDPPYKSGYAKECISEIIENCRINENGLIIVESNLEFQYEYEKLSILREREYGDTKITIFCFGGKRS from the coding sequence ATGAGGGTTATAAGTGGTCTACAAAAAGGTAGAAAATTAAAAAGTGCCAATATTGAAGGATTAAGACCCACATCAGATAGAGTAAAAGAAGCTATTTTTAATATTATAGCACCTTTTTTGAATGAAAATCTTATTGTAGCTGATTTTTTTGCGGGGACAGGAAATGTGGGGATTGAGTTTTTGTCAAGAGGTGTCAGAGAAGTTACATTTGTCGAAAAAGATATAAGGTGCATTAATCTGATAAAGGAAAACCTTAAAAATTTAGATTTGCTAAAGAGGGCGAGGATAATAAAAGGTGATGTATTAAAATTTTTAAAGTCTACAAACTGTCCAGTATTTGATATCATCTTTTTAGACCCACCATACAAGTCTGGTTATGCAAAAGAGTGTATTTCTGAAATAATAGAAAACTGTAGAATAAATGAAAATGGTCTTATAATTGTTGAATCCAATTTAGAGTTTCAGTATGAATATGAGAAACTTTCTATTTTAAGAGAGAGAGAATATGGTGACACTAAAATCACAATATTTTGTTTTGGGGGTAAGAGAAGTTGA
- a CDS encoding alpha/beta-type small acid-soluble spore protein gives MARNRKLVPEATKALDQLKAEVASSIGVPLKPGYNGDLTAKQAGSIGGYMVKRMIQDYENRAAGK, from the coding sequence ATGGCAAGAAATAGAAAGCTTGTTCCGGAAGCAACTAAGGCTCTTGACCAGTTAAAAGCAGAGGTAGCAAGTTCAATTGGAGTACCACTTAAACCTGGTTATAATGGTGACTTGACAGCAAAACAGGCAGGTTCAATTGGTGGTTATATGGTAAAGAGAATGATTCAGGATTATGAAAATAGAGCAGCAGGCAAATAA
- the recG gene encoding ATP-dependent DNA helicase RecG, which translates to MNILEKDIRYLKGVGENRERLFKKLGIKKAEDLLWHIPRKYLDYSRLKKIRELCDGEIESFVGKVAGKPMEIETKSVKIIKIPVEDSTGVVTTVWFNQDYIKNVLREGEVFCFSGKIERKGFYIEIKNPEFEKYDQHLIHTGRIVPVYNSTEGLSQKVIRNIVNNLLQQVDGALIDIIPPYIRQKYNLCEVNFAIKNIHFPENKLSLELARKRLVFEEFYLLQLSLLLLKKSIEKNEGIKVENVQSSLKEFEELLPFELTEAQKRVLAEIAHDLESTKQMNRLIQGDVGCGKTVVALASAYATIKAGYQVALMAPTEVLALQHYNECKKYFGNQFNVRLLIGSTPKKEKEIILKELEHGLCKMVIGTHALIQDEVKFKNLGLAITDEQHRFGVIQRVELTKKGSSPNILVMTATPIPRTLSLVLYGDLDISIIDQLPPGRKKILTYAVDESFRQRVFNFIKKQLDEGRQVYWICPLIEESETLNAKSAVEFAKSLKEGFFKDYNVGCLHGKLSAKERDKILNDFKDGNIQILVSTTVVEVGINVPNATVMVIENAERFGLAQLHQLRGRVGRGEHQSYCILFNQSDSEIAKKRMIAITRSQNGFEIAEMDLKLRGPGDLFGTKQHGIMNFKVADIINDMDILKQARIAAEETIRLNLVDNKLLEKINKQFYNNIENIGL; encoded by the coding sequence ATGAATATTCTTGAGAAAGACATAAGATACTTAAAAGGTGTTGGAGAAAACAGAGAAAGGCTGTTTAAAAAGCTGGGTATAAAAAAAGCCGAAGATTTGCTTTGGCACATACCCCGAAAATATCTTGATTATAGCAGGCTAAAGAAAATAAGAGAGCTTTGCGATGGTGAAATAGAGTCATTTGTTGGAAAGGTTGCTGGCAAGCCTATGGAGATAGAGACAAAGTCAGTAAAGATAATAAAAATTCCTGTTGAAGATAGTACAGGCGTTGTTACAACAGTATGGTTTAACCAGGACTATATAAAAAACGTTTTGAGAGAAGGAGAAGTGTTCTGCTTTTCTGGGAAGATTGAGAGAAAAGGCTTTTATATTGAAATTAAAAATCCAGAATTTGAGAAATATGACCAACATCTTATTCATACAGGCAGGATTGTTCCTGTATACAATTCGACAGAAGGTCTTTCTCAAAAGGTGATTAGAAATATTGTGAACAATCTTCTGCAGCAAGTTGATGGAGCACTTATAGATATAATTCCACCTTATATAAGGCAAAAATATAATTTGTGCGAAGTTAATTTTGCAATTAAAAATATTCATTTTCCAGAGAACAAATTGAGCTTAGAACTTGCAAGGAAAAGGCTTGTATTTGAAGAATTTTATCTTCTTCAACTATCCCTTTTGCTTTTGAAAAAAAGCATAGAAAAAAACGAAGGAATTAAAGTTGAAAATGTACAAAGTAGCTTAAAAGAGTTTGAAGAGCTTCTTCCGTTTGAGTTGACCGAGGCGCAAAAAAGAGTGCTAGCAGAGATTGCACATGATTTAGAGAGTACAAAGCAGATGAACAGGCTTATCCAAGGAGATGTTGGTTGTGGAAAAACAGTTGTAGCTTTGGCAAGCGCGTATGCAACAATAAAGGCAGGATATCAGGTTGCATTGATGGCACCAACAGAGGTTTTAGCATTGCAGCATTATAATGAATGTAAGAAGTACTTTGGTAATCAATTTAATGTAAGACTTCTAATTGGGTCGACTCCAAAAAAAGAAAAAGAAATAATCTTAAAAGAGCTTGAACATGGACTTTGCAAAATGGTCATTGGAACCCATGCACTTATCCAAGATGAGGTAAAATTTAAAAACCTTGGCTTGGCAATTACTGATGAACAGCACAGATTTGGAGTTATCCAAAGGGTAGAACTCACAAAAAAAGGAAGTTCGCCAAACATTCTTGTTATGACAGCAACTCCAATTCCCAGAACTTTGAGTTTGGTTTTGTATGGAGACCTTGATATTTCTATTATTGACCAGCTACCTCCCGGAAGAAAAAAGATTTTAACTTACGCTGTTGATGAAAGTTTTCGACAGAGGGTTTTTAATTTCATAAAGAAACAGTTAGATGAAGGAAGGCAGGTTTACTGGATATGTCCTTTGATTGAAGAGTCAGAAACTTTGAATGCAAAATCAGCAGTTGAATTTGCGAAATCCTTAAAAGAAGGATTTTTTAAAGACTACAATGTTGGGTGTCTACACGGAAAACTTTCTGCAAAAGAGAGAGACAAAATCTTAAATGATTTTAAAGATGGAAACATTCAAATATTAGTTTCAACCACAGTTGTTGAGGTTGGAATAAACGTTCCAAATGCAACAGTAATGGTGATTGAGAATGCTGAAAGATTTGGACTTGCCCAGCTGCATCAGCTAAGGGGACGAGTTGGCAGAGGCGAGCACCAGTCGTACTGTATTTTGTTTAATCAAAGCGATTCAGAGATTGCCAAAAAAAGAATGATAGCTATAACCAGAAGTCAGAACGGCTTTGAAATTGCTGAAATGGACCTAAAACTTCGAGGGCCTGGTGATTTGTTTGGGACAAAACAGCACGGTATTATGAACTTTAAAGTAGCCGATATCATAAATGATATGGATATTCTAAAACAAGCGAGAATAGCTGCAGAAGAGACCATTAGACTCAATCTTGTTGATAACAAACTTTTAGAAAAAATCAACAAACAATTTTACAATAATATAGAAAATATAGGCCTTTAA
- a CDS encoding DAK2 domain-containing protein: MKLLTADVLKNMLKAANNYLKLHIDKINSLNVFPVPDGDTGANMSATLDSSIKEINGKTFEDVDKLMNAVAFGSLKGARGNSGVILSQLLRGFAKELKGKDVIDIQTFVACLKSASASAYKAVMKPTEGTMLTVARGIAEDVEKEVAEGIVSEIEDLLEVCVSSRKKWLAKTPEMLPILKEANVVDSGGMGLVIIFEGMYKFLKEGMVFEESSQQEVYTALTFKPEEIKFTYCTEFFITGLKKNIEKEFKEYLDTIGDSIIVIQDGDILKTHVHTNSPGKVIEKALKYGELINIKIDNMKYQHQEFIGKRESLKTEVQTQAEVIIKEYGFVAVSQGEGFNEILKGLGIDFIIEGGQTMNPSAEDFVNAIKNVPARNIFIFPNNKNVIMSAELSLQLVNTNKNVVIMKTTNIPECIAAMIKFDLSKSVEENIKLMQEAINSVKVVEITKAVRNTKINGFEIEEGDFIGISKKEIVACDKDMQKVALACVEKIVDSTTQILSIYYGKDVALEDIEMLVKNIQKRYQKIDIESYESGNEVYQLIIVAEM, translated from the coding sequence ATGAAACTTTTAACTGCAGATGTATTGAAAAACATGTTAAAAGCTGCAAATAATTACTTAAAATTGCACATCGATAAAATAAATTCTTTAAACGTTTTTCCGGTGCCCGATGGTGACACAGGCGCCAATATGTCTGCGACTCTTGACAGCAGCATAAAAGAGATAAACGGGAAGACTTTTGAAGATGTGGACAAACTTATGAATGCAGTTGCTTTTGGCAGCTTAAAAGGTGCACGCGGCAATTCTGGAGTTATTCTTTCTCAGCTTTTGCGAGGATTTGCCAAAGAGCTGAAAGGCAAGGATGTTATAGATATACAAACATTTGTTGCTTGTTTAAAATCTGCGTCTGCAAGTGCTTACAAAGCAGTGATGAAACCTACAGAAGGTACGATGCTCACAGTTGCACGCGGGATCGCAGAAGATGTTGAAAAAGAAGTAGCAGAAGGCATTGTAAGCGAAATAGAGGATTTGCTGGAAGTGTGCGTCTCAAGCAGGAAAAAGTGGCTTGCAAAGACACCAGAGATGCTTCCAATCTTAAAAGAGGCAAATGTAGTTGACAGTGGCGGTATGGGTCTTGTCATAATTTTTGAAGGGATGTATAAATTTTTAAAAGAAGGGATGGTATTTGAAGAATCGTCACAGCAGGAAGTTTATACAGCCCTTACTTTTAAACCTGAAGAGATTAAGTTTACTTACTGTACGGAGTTTTTTATTACTGGTTTGAAAAAGAATATTGAAAAAGAATTTAAGGAATATCTTGATACAATTGGTGATTCAATTATTGTTATCCAGGATGGTGACATTCTCAAAACTCACGTTCACACAAATTCGCCTGGCAAGGTAATAGAAAAGGCTTTGAAGTATGGTGAGCTTATAAACATAAAGATTGATAATATGAAATATCAACACCAGGAGTTTATAGGTAAAAGAGAAAGCCTTAAGACAGAAGTTCAAACACAAGCTGAGGTTATTATAAAAGAATATGGTTTTGTAGCTGTATCACAGGGAGAAGGATTCAATGAAATATTAAAAGGTTTGGGTATTGATTTTATAATTGAAGGCGGACAGACTATGAATCCAAGCGCTGAGGACTTTGTAAATGCTATAAAGAATGTACCAGCCAGAAATATATTTATTTTCCCAAACAACAAAAATGTGATTATGTCTGCAGAGCTTTCTTTGCAGCTGGTAAATACAAATAAAAATGTAGTGATTATGAAGACAACCAACATTCCCGAGTGCATTGCTGCAATGATAAAGTTTGATTTGAGTAAAAGTGTTGAAGAAAATATAAAGCTCATGCAAGAAGCTATAAATTCAGTAAAGGTTGTAGAAATAACTAAAGCGGTGAGAAATACAAAAATAAACGGGTTTGAGATTGAGGAAGGTGATTTTATAGGGATTTCAAAAAAAGAAATTGTGGCATGCGACAAAGATATGCAAAAAGTAGCTCTGGCTTGTGTGGAAAAAATTGTTGATTCTACAACCCAGATTTTGAGTATCTACTATGGCAAAGATGTGGCTTTAGAAGATATAGAAATGCTTGTTAAAAACATACAAAAAAGATACCAGAAAATTGATATTGAGAGTTATGAAAGTGGAAATGAAGTTTACCAACTAATTATTGTGGCTGAGATGTGA
- a CDS encoding Asp23/Gls24 family envelope stress response protein: MGVHFENEFGKIEITNDCIATIIGLSCMESYGVVGMASKSVADGIVTLLGRENLQKGIKVLAENGVVNIDIHIIVEYGTRIPVVAENIRERVSYAIEKYTGLKPGAINIFVDGIRL; encoded by the coding sequence ATGGGCGTTCATTTTGAAAATGAATTTGGGAAGATAGAGATTACCAATGATTGCATTGCTACAATAATTGGGCTTTCGTGTATGGAAAGCTATGGTGTTGTTGGTATGGCATCAAAGAGTGTAGCAGACGGGATAGTTACACTTCTTGGCAGGGAAAACTTGCAAAAAGGTATAAAGGTTTTGGCAGAAAACGGTGTTGTCAATATTGATATTCACATAATTGTGGAGTACGGCACCAGAATTCCTGTTGTTGCTGAAAATATCAGAGAAAGAGTTTCATATGCTATTGAAAAATACACAGGTCTAAAACCGGGGGCTATAAATATCTTTGTAGATGGTATTCGTTTGTAA
- a CDS encoding ECF transporter S component, with translation MKQVELKNLVKVSIFGALAFVVMLIEFPLGIFPDFLKLDFSDCVALIISFALGPAWGVGVEFLKNVLHLFVTKTAGIGEFANFMIGGFFVYIAGYIYAKNRTKKGAAIALIISTIAFSIWAGLLNYFVLLPLYEKALKFPISEIVKIASKVNGFVTDKFTLILFSIIPFNLVKGAIISVVTFILYKRLSKIVKR, from the coding sequence ATGAAACAGGTTGAGTTAAAAAATCTTGTTAAGGTTTCAATTTTCGGTGCTTTGGCATTTGTTGTAATGCTTATAGAGTTTCCTTTAGGAATATTTCCGGACTTTTTAAAACTTGATTTTAGTGACTGTGTAGCATTGATAATTTCGTTTGCTCTTGGACCTGCTTGGGGTGTGGGTGTTGAATTTTTGAAAAATGTACTTCATCTGTTTGTTACCAAAACGGCCGGGATAGGCGAATTTGCTAACTTTATGATTGGCGGCTTTTTTGTGTACATTGCGGGATACATATATGCCAAGAATAGAACTAAAAAAGGTGCTGCAATAGCTCTTATTATTTCTACCATTGCATTTTCTATCTGGGCAGGCTTGCTAAACTACTTTGTACTTCTTCCTCTTTACGAAAAGGCTTTGAAATTTCCAATCTCAGAGATAGTAAAAATTGCTTCAAAGGTAAATGGTTTTGTGACAGATAAGTTTACATTAATTTTGTTTTCAATAATTCCATTTAATTTGGTAAAAGGTGCAATTATTTCGGTGGTTACTTTTATTCTTTATAAAAGGTTGTCGAAGATAGTAAAAAGATAG
- a CDS encoding pseudouridine synthase codes for MRLDKYLNHCGFGSRSQVKKLIREGIVTVNGKQIVEVDFKINPEEDVVEVDGRIVKFSRRIYIMMNKPKGYVCSNDDPASLTVFSLISNDLKYPDLHTVGRLDKDAEGLLIITDDGEYTHRVISPRKRIEKEYLVRLEKAVDEEKLKEFENGIILDDGYKTLPAKYTIIDSTKVKLCIYEGKYHQVKRMFEAIGNKVIDLKRLRIGGLNLDESLKPGEYRVMKEEEAYLVFSK; via the coding sequence ATGAGACTTGACAAGTATCTGAATCACTGTGGATTTGGTTCACGAAGTCAGGTTAAAAAACTAATAAGAGAAGGAATTGTGACTGTAAATGGGAAACAAATAGTAGAAGTTGATTTTAAGATTAATCCCGAAGAAGATGTAGTAGAAGTCGATGGCAGGATTGTAAAGTTCAGTAGACGGATTTATATCATGATGAACAAACCGAAAGGTTATGTGTGCTCAAATGACGACCCGGCATCACTTACAGTGTTCTCACTTATTTCTAATGATTTAAAGTATCCAGATTTGCATACAGTTGGTAGGCTTGACAAAGATGCAGAAGGTCTTTTGATAATTACAGATGATGGTGAATATACGCATAGAGTTATCTCACCCAGAAAAAGAATTGAAAAAGAGTATTTAGTTAGGCTTGAAAAAGCGGTGGATGAGGAAAAGCTGAAAGAGTTTGAAAATGGGATTATTTTAGATGATGGTTATAAGACACTTCCTGCAAAATATACTATTATTGATAGTACCAAAGTCAAATTGTGTATATATGAGGGTAAATATCATCAGGTTAAAAGGATGTTCGAAGCAATTGGAAATAAGGTGATTGATTTAAAACGCCTGAGAATAGGAGGTCTTAATTTAGACGAAAGTTTAAAACCGGGTGAATACAGAGTGATGAAAGAAGAAGAGGCTTATTTGGTATTTAGTAAGTAA
- a CDS encoding RsmF rRNA methyltransferase first C-terminal domain-containing protein, producing the protein MNLPEEFLSKMKEILNDEFDQFIKIYDFDSYKGFRVNTAKVSVEEFVEKMGIEFEKVPWCKDGFYYTEEIRLSKHPYYFAGLVYIQEPSAMFPVEALDVKEGEKVLDLCAAPGGKSIQIAARLGQNGLLVSNDVKPSRIKALVKNVENLGLTNVVILNNKPKEIAESYGAYFDKILVDAPCSGEGMFRKDPTAAKKWTSNHPEKYVNLQRSIMTEVDELLKVGGEIVYSTCTFEVEENEGIIDWFLKKHKNYEVVEIKKYEGFSDGIEINGNKNLKKAVRIYPHRVRGEGHFICKLKKVRESGDEWTFQPQRFEVDSNELKIFDKFCNKYLNIDLSHFKNRVFYKKASKLYLGFDGPFDKITPLRNGLLLGEVYKGRFYPSAHLIASLKYENLKVAINFSQDDERLVRYLKGETIENKENLSGFVGICVDGFTLGWGKAEGHIIKNYFPKGWRLE; encoded by the coding sequence TTGAACTTGCCAGAAGAATTTTTATCGAAGATGAAAGAGATTTTAAATGATGAATTTGACCAGTTTATAAAAATATACGACTTTGACAGTTATAAAGGTTTTAGGGTCAACACTGCCAAAGTTTCAGTCGAAGAGTTTGTAGAGAAAATGGGAATTGAATTTGAAAAGGTCCCATGGTGTAAAGACGGCTTTTACTACACTGAAGAGATAAGACTGAGCAAACACCCATACTATTTTGCTGGGCTTGTGTATATTCAGGAACCATCTGCCATGTTTCCGGTTGAGGCTTTGGATGTAAAGGAAGGCGAAAAAGTCTTGGACTTGTGTGCCGCACCTGGGGGGAAGAGCATTCAGATAGCAGCAAGACTTGGTCAAAATGGCTTGCTTGTATCCAATGATGTAAAACCATCAAGAATCAAGGCGCTTGTAAAGAATGTTGAAAATCTCGGGCTTACAAATGTTGTAATTCTGAATAACAAGCCGAAAGAGATAGCTGAAAGCTATGGTGCATATTTTGACAAGATTTTGGTTGATGCACCTTGTTCTGGTGAAGGAATGTTTCGCAAAGACCCGACGGCAGCTAAAAAATGGACTTCCAATCACCCTGAAAAGTATGTTAATCTGCAGAGAAGTATCATGACAGAGGTAGATGAACTTTTAAAAGTGGGTGGCGAGATAGTATATTCTACCTGTACGTTTGAAGTAGAAGAGAATGAAGGAATTATTGACTGGTTCTTGAAAAAACATAAAAACTATGAAGTTGTTGAGATAAAAAAATATGAGGGTTTTTCGGATGGGATTGAAATAAATGGTAATAAAAATTTAAAAAAAGCGGTGAGAATTTACCCACACAGGGTCAGAGGTGAGGGACATTTTATTTGCAAGCTAAAAAAGGTGAGAGAAAGTGGAGATGAGTGGACTTTTCAGCCACAAAGATTTGAGGTGGACAGCAATGAATTGAAAATTTTTGATAAATTTTGCAATAAATATTTAAACATAGACTTAAGTCACTTCAAAAATAGGGTGTTTTATAAGAAAGCAAGCAAACTGTATTTGGGTTTTGATGGACCTTTTGATAAGATAACACCGCTTCGAAATGGTCTTTTGCTGGGAGAAGTTTACAAAGGAAGATTTTATCCTTCTGCTCATTTGATTGCAAGTTTAAAGTATGAAAATCTCAAGGTTGCTATTAACTTTTCTCAAGATGATGAAAGGCTGGTGAGATATTTAAAAGGTGAGACAATAGAGAATAAAGAGAATCTAAGTGGATTTGTAGGAATATGTGTAGACGGCTTTACCCTTGGATGGGGTAAAGCAGAGGGACATATAATAAAAAATTATTTTCCAAAAGGATGGAGATTGGAATAA
- a CDS encoding class I SAM-dependent rRNA methyltransferase produces MAKVFLAKGKGLRVENGHPWVFRHEVQKIDGEFEDGQIVDVFNFKGKFVGKGFINSKSQILVRLLTRKNEEISIDFFKKRIQDAWDYRKSIGYTQNCRLIFAEADFLPGLIVDKFGDVLVMQTLSKGVDKFKDKLVEILVEVVKPKAIYERNDARVREIEGLDLRKGFLYGSSPVEVEIEENGIKMIVDIENGQKTGYFLDQKENRVAIRNFVKDKVVLDCFCHTGGFTINAAKFGASKVIGIDISDTAIEQAVKNAKLNGVESKCEFVVANVFDYLNELDDKKEKYDMIILDPPAFAKSIHTLENAKRGYKEINLRAMKILKKGGILVTCSCSHYMKPDIFFEVIKDAAKDAKKTLRLIEYRTQAKDHPYLVNYEESLYLKCFIFQVL; encoded by the coding sequence ATGGCAAAAGTGTTTTTGGCAAAAGGGAAGGGACTGAGAGTAGAAAACGGTCATCCGTGGGTTTTCAGGCATGAAGTACAGAAGATAGATGGGGAGTTCGAGGATGGTCAGATTGTTGATGTGTTTAACTTTAAAGGGAAGTTTGTAGGAAAAGGATTTATAAATTCCAAGTCTCAAATACTTGTAAGACTTCTTACACGAAAAAATGAGGAGATTAGTATTGACTTTTTTAAAAAGAGAATCCAAGATGCCTGGGATTACAGAAAGAGTATAGGCTATACACAAAATTGCCGGCTCATATTTGCTGAGGCTGATTTCTTACCAGGACTTATTGTTGACAAGTTTGGTGATGTTCTTGTAATGCAGACATTGTCAAAAGGTGTTGACAAATTTAAAGATAAACTGGTAGAAATATTAGTTGAGGTTGTCAAACCAAAAGCTATATATGAAAGAAATGATGCAAGAGTGAGAGAAATTGAAGGACTTGATTTAAGAAAAGGATTTTTATATGGCAGCTCGCCTGTGGAAGTTGAGATAGAAGAAAATGGTATCAAGATGATAGTAGATATAGAAAATGGACAAAAAACAGGATATTTTTTGGACCAGAAAGAGAACAGAGTTGCAATAAGGAACTTTGTAAAGGATAAGGTAGTTTTGGACTGTTTTTGTCACACAGGAGGATTTACCATAAACGCAGCCAAATTCGGTGCGTCAAAGGTTATAGGTATTGATATTTCAGATACAGCAATTGAACAAGCAGTGAAAAATGCTAAGTTAAACGGGGTTGAATCAAAATGTGAATTTGTGGTTGCAAATGTTTTTGATTATCTTAATGAACTTGACGACAAGAAAGAAAAATACGATATGATAATACTTGACCCTCCTGCATTTGCAAAAAGCATACACACTTTGGAAAATGCAAAAAGAGGTTATAAAGAGATAAACTTGCGAGCTATGAAGATACTCAAAAAAGGTGGAATTCTTGTGACCTGTTCATGTTCACATTATATGAAACCGGATATATTTTTTGAGGTTATTAAAGATGCTGCAAAAGACGCAAAAAAGACGTTAAGGCTCATTGAGTACAGAACACAGGCAAAAGATCATCCGTATCTTGTAAACTATGAAGAGTCTTTGTACCTCAAATGTTTTATTTTTCAGGTTTTATAA